From Scytonema millei VB511283, the proteins below share one genomic window:
- a CDS encoding ABC transporter permease, giving the protein MNLSEFFLVKYAPEILQETATHILLVGISIGVATLVGIPLGICITRKPSLRQPILGIANVLQTIPSLALFGFLISVPLIGGIGARTAIIALTLYSLLPIIRNTYTGIINVDPAIREAGKGMGMTDRQLLLQVEVPLALGVILAGVRVATVIAIGVATIAAAIGAGGLGVFVFRGIAMVNNQLILAGAVPAAVLAILADWAIATLERRLTRRGNWEQRSRGAEEQGGLVQS; this is encoded by the coding sequence ATGAACTTGAGTGAATTTTTTCTGGTGAAGTACGCGCCGGAGATTTTACAGGAAACTGCTACCCATATCCTCTTGGTAGGAATTTCAATTGGTGTTGCGACTTTGGTAGGTATTCCGCTAGGGATATGCATCACCCGTAAACCCAGCCTGCGTCAGCCAATCTTGGGAATTGCTAACGTGTTGCAAACAATTCCTAGTTTGGCACTATTTGGATTTTTAATTTCCGTGCCGCTAATTGGCGGAATTGGGGCGCGGACGGCGATTATTGCTCTAACCCTCTATTCTCTTCTACCAATTATTCGCAATACCTATACAGGAATTATTAACGTCGATCCGGCAATTCGCGAGGCAGGAAAGGGGATGGGCATGACCGATCGCCAGTTACTCTTGCAAGTCGAGGTTCCGTTGGCGCTAGGGGTGATTTTAGCAGGGGTAAGGGTAGCTACGGTGATTGCTATTGGCGTTGCCACGATCGCAGCAGCAATTGGTGCTGGCGGCTTAGGCGTGTTTGTATTTCGGGGAATTGCAATGGTGAATAATCAGTTGATTCTGGCAGGGGCAGTTCCGGCGGCGGTGTTAGCAATTTTAGCAGACTGGGCGATCGCCACTTTGGAACGCCGTTTAACGCGCCGAGGGAATTGGGAGCAAAGGAGTAGAGGAGCAGAGGAGCAGGGGGGATTGGTGCAGTCTTAA
- a CDS encoding ATP-binding cassette domain-containing protein, whose amino-acid sequence MPQDNSIAIEFRDVTFIQNGRALVSNLNFTIGRGEVLVLLGRSGSGKTTTMKLINRLFVPSHGEILFEGIPTTKWDEIKLRRQMGYVIQETGLFPHFTIERNVGLVPALESWKPKQIKARVYELLHLVGLEPEQFAHRYPRELSGGQRQRVGVARALAADPPVLLMDEPFGALDPVTRLEIQQQFRRLQQQLGKTVIFVTHDIQEAFILASRIGLMQAGRMLVLSTPEEFLKSPKPEARAFIKGLPPFAQIYNSGEKNGK is encoded by the coding sequence ATGCCGCAGGACAATTCAATTGCAATCGAATTTCGCGATGTCACGTTCATTCAAAACGGACGGGCGCTGGTATCAAATCTCAATTTCACCATCGGTCGAGGTGAAGTCTTAGTCCTATTAGGGCGTAGTGGTAGTGGCAAAACTACCACTATGAAGTTGATCAATCGCCTGTTCGTCCCTTCTCACGGTGAGATTCTGTTTGAAGGCATTCCTACAACCAAGTGGGATGAAATCAAATTACGCCGTCAGATGGGATACGTGATTCAGGAGACAGGTTTGTTTCCGCATTTCACGATCGAACGAAATGTCGGCTTAGTGCCAGCTTTAGAAAGTTGGAAACCCAAACAAATTAAGGCACGAGTTTACGAACTTTTACACTTAGTTGGTTTGGAACCGGAGCAATTCGCTCATCGTTATCCTCGCGAACTTTCTGGAGGACAACGACAGCGTGTAGGAGTTGCTAGGGCGCTAGCTGCCGATCCGCCAGTGTTATTGATGGACGAACCTTTCGGCGCGCTCGATCCAGTCACTCGTCTAGAAATTCAACAGCAGTTTCGCCGCTTGCAACAGCAATTAGGCAAAACCGTAATTTTTGTGACGCACGATATTCAGGAAGCTTTTATTTTGGCTTCTCGAATTGGTCTTATGCAAGCAGGACGGATGCTGGTGTTAAGTACACCAGAAGAGTTTTTAAAATCTCCCAAGCCAGAGGCGCGTGCTTTTATCAAAGGGTTACCACCGTTTGCTCAGATTTATAATTCTGGTGAGAAGAACGGAAAATGA